From Salinicoccus roseus, the proteins below share one genomic window:
- the nhaC gene encoding Na+/H+ antiporter NhaC, with product MKEKRDPTLFEALSTIIVLAIIIGIGFGVMGLAIQPLLLLAAAYAGFIAWRVGLSWREMEEGVADLLKTVMPALYILLAVGIIIGTWIYSGTVPYLIYWGLQIIDPTYFLVSAFLLTAIVSVATGTAWGSVGTAGIALIAIAMELDINVGMAAGAIISGGVFGDKMSPLSDTTNLAALVNRVNIYDHIRHMMWTTFPASIIGLIVWFIVGLQIDAGSADAPNVQELLSQLDTAFNFSLVMLLPILVIVIGAFKKYPIVPMMLLSSIVALFIGFLVNGFGFAHGFTSMVDGFNFEMVSHILPEPNENMQSLLNRGGIMSMTTIIVTILCGYAFAGMIEASGCLKVILEAIFSIIKSTAHLISATVLASLVMVFTAGVASVVIIVVGTLMKDAFDEFGLERKNLSRTLEDAGTMVLPFIPWGTSGIYYTTLLDVSISEFLIWAIPCYLCVVFALIYGWTGFGIAKKSRT from the coding sequence ATGAAGGAAAAACGGGATCCGACACTCTTTGAAGCATTATCGACGATTATTGTTCTCGCAATCATCATTGGAATCGGTTTTGGAGTGATGGGGCTTGCCATCCAGCCGCTGCTTCTGCTTGCAGCCGCATATGCAGGATTCATCGCCTGGCGGGTCGGCCTGAGCTGGCGGGAAATGGAGGAGGGGGTGGCCGATCTGCTCAAGACGGTCATGCCCGCACTCTACATACTCCTCGCTGTGGGCATCATCATCGGGACGTGGATCTACTCCGGGACCGTCCCATACCTGATCTATTGGGGGCTGCAGATCATTGATCCGACCTACTTCCTTGTCAGTGCCTTCCTTCTGACAGCTATCGTATCGGTTGCGACAGGCACTGCATGGGGCTCGGTCGGTACGGCGGGCATCGCCCTGATTGCGATTGCGATGGAGCTCGACATCAATGTCGGGATGGCCGCCGGTGCCATCATTTCCGGTGGTGTATTCGGTGATAAGATGTCACCTCTGTCAGATACGACGAATCTCGCGGCGCTGGTCAATCGTGTGAATATATACGATCATATCAGGCATATGATGTGGACGACATTCCCGGCTTCCATCATCGGCCTCATCGTATGGTTCATTGTGGGGCTGCAGATTGATGCCGGTTCGGCCGATGCACCGAATGTCCAGGAGCTGCTGAGCCAGCTTGATACGGCATTCAATTTCAGCCTGGTCATGCTGCTGCCGATTCTGGTGATCGTCATCGGGGCATTCAAAAAGTACCCGATAGTGCCGATGATGCTGCTTTCAAGCATCGTGGCCCTCTTCATCGGGTTTCTGGTGAATGGATTCGGATTCGCCCATGGTTTCACATCAATGGTCGATGGATTCAATTTTGAGATGGTTTCCCACATCCTCCCGGAACCGAATGAAAATATGCAGTCCCTCCTCAACAGGGGCGGGATCATGAGCATGACGACCATCATCGTCACCATCCTGTGCGGCTATGCGTTTGCGGGTATGATTGAAGCAAGCGGATGTCTGAAAGTCATTCTGGAAGCGATATTCAGCATCATAAAATCGACGGCCCACCTGATTTCAGCCACTGTATTGGCAAGTCTCGTCATGGTGTTCACGGCCGGTGTGGCTTCAGTGGTCATCATTGTCGTCGGCACATTGATGAAGGATGCATTCGACGAATTCGGTCTGGAGCGCAAGAACCTTTCCCGCACACTTGAAGATGCCGGCACGATGGTGCTGCCCTTCATTCCATGGGGCACCTCGGGCATCTACTATACGACATTGCTCGATGTCTCCATCTCTGAATTTCTGATATGGGCGATTCCGTGCTATCTTTGTGTGGTCTTTGCGCTCATCTATGGATGGACCGGCTTCGGCATTGCGAAGAAATCACGCACCTGA
- a CDS encoding S9 family peptidase, with product MVTRRTSIQDIFKIKSVSSPKIGADRQSTTLVTHLDEEKNDYITNLYRLQDDGMQQLTYQPERLSNVRHSNDGQWMLFIAKADDKPQVFLLNSAGGERVQLTDEKEGVNSADFSSDGQKVHYHVSNEKGNGEEEKDSKDEKDKKPEPVVIDRMKYKADSLGLLKEKYQAVKSVDMETREVETLFEGEENFTLHETIGGEVHVYSTDASEDPDFNFNQTLYIKKGDAQPEEIPTAEGGVVKVEASPDGKRLLIVEMGREFENATHATLHVYNIDEGEKQHVTGGLDKPVGDYVAADTQQAIEQNPAQWISDTRFVFLVSDDGSVNLYEGSVEGEIRPLLEGRHHIFGMDAAEDHAVLAISTHTSPGELYRFDFESKQLEQLTHVNRAYVEETEIVDPEDITFNSGDGTEVQGWFMKPAGYEEGRKYPMITNIHGGPHAFYGNTFFHEMQVLAAKGYAVLFVNPRGSHSYSQSFVDAVRGDYGGGDYSDIMAGVDYITGKYDWIDEDNLGVTGGSYGGFMTNWIVGHTDRFKAAVTQRSICNWVSFRGVSDIGYYFTDWQIQAEFGDIDKMWHHSPIKYVDAINTPLLILHSERDFRCPIEQGEQLYIALKYQKKETQFVRFPEADHNLSRTGKPNLRIERLTHLTDWFEKYMD from the coding sequence ATAGTGACACGTAGAACGAGTATTCAGGATATCTTCAAAATCAAATCCGTATCGTCTCCGAAGATTGGAGCAGACCGCCAGAGCACGACGCTGGTTACGCATCTCGATGAGGAGAAGAATGACTATATCACCAATCTGTACCGCCTTCAGGATGATGGCATGCAGCAGCTTACATATCAGCCGGAGCGCCTGTCCAATGTCAGGCATTCGAATGATGGACAGTGGATGCTGTTCATTGCAAAGGCCGACGACAAACCGCAGGTCTTCCTGCTGAATTCAGCGGGCGGGGAGCGTGTCCAGCTGACCGATGAGAAGGAGGGTGTCAACAGCGCCGATTTTTCAAGTGACGGACAGAAGGTCCATTACCATGTCTCCAATGAAAAGGGGAATGGTGAAGAGGAAAAGGACTCGAAAGACGAGAAGGACAAGAAGCCGGAACCGGTCGTCATCGACCGGATGAAATACAAGGCCGACAGCCTGGGGCTCCTCAAGGAGAAGTATCAGGCGGTGAAGTCCGTCGATATGGAAACACGGGAAGTGGAAACCCTGTTCGAAGGGGAGGAGAACTTCACGCTCCACGAAACGATCGGCGGGGAGGTGCATGTCTACTCGACGGATGCCAGCGAAGATCCCGATTTCAACTTCAATCAGACGCTGTACATCAAAAAGGGGGATGCACAGCCTGAGGAGATACCGACTGCAGAAGGCGGTGTGGTGAAAGTGGAGGCCTCGCCCGATGGGAAGCGTCTGCTGATCGTCGAGATGGGACGCGAATTCGAAAATGCCACACATGCCACGCTGCATGTCTACAACATTGACGAAGGGGAGAAGCAGCATGTTACCGGGGGGCTCGACAAGCCGGTCGGCGACTATGTCGCTGCAGACACCCAGCAGGCAATCGAGCAGAACCCCGCCCAGTGGATATCCGATACCCGCTTCGTGTTCCTCGTATCGGATGACGGGAGCGTAAACCTCTACGAAGGCAGTGTGGAGGGTGAAATCAGACCGCTGCTTGAAGGCCGCCACCATATCTTCGGTATGGATGCCGCAGAAGATCATGCAGTGCTTGCCATCTCAACACACACCTCTCCGGGTGAACTGTACAGGTTTGATTTCGAATCGAAGCAGCTCGAGCAGCTGACACATGTCAACCGTGCATACGTCGAGGAGACGGAAATTGTGGACCCGGAAGACATCACATTCAACAGTGGAGACGGCACGGAAGTGCAGGGATGGTTCATGAAGCCTGCAGGCTATGAAGAAGGCAGGAAGTATCCGATGATCACGAACATCCACGGGGGCCCGCATGCCTTCTATGGCAATACATTCTTCCATGAGATGCAGGTGCTTGCGGCCAAAGGCTATGCCGTCCTGTTCGTAAACCCACGGGGCTCACACAGCTATTCACAATCCTTCGTCGATGCCGTCAGGGGGGACTATGGCGGAGGCGACTATAGTGACATCATGGCCGGAGTCGACTATATCACAGGAAAATATGACTGGATAGATGAGGACAATCTCGGTGTCACAGGCGGCTCCTACGGCGGGTTCATGACCAACTGGATCGTGGGCCATACGGACCGTTTCAAGGCTGCGGTTACACAGCGAAGCATCTGCAACTGGGTGAGCTTCCGCGGTGTATCGGACATCGGCTACTACTTCACCGACTGGCAGATCCAGGCGGAGTTCGGAGACATCGACAAGATGTGGCACCATTCCCCGATCAAGTACGTCGACGCCATCAATACACCCCTGCTGATCCTGCACAGCGAGCGTGACTTCAGATGTCCGATCGAGCAGGGTGAGCAGCTCTATATCGCACTCAAGTACCAGAAGAAGGAGACGCAGTTCGTCCGGTTCCCGGAAGCGGATCATAACCTTTCCCGTACCGGCAAACCGAACTTGAGGATCGAACGTCTGACGCACTTGACGGACTGGTTCGAAAAATACATGGACTGA
- a CDS encoding FecCD family ABC transporter permease: MNRHVAIVAAATFLAAALSLFIGSVDLAGLPTDQARNIILNIRLPRVLFAIILGAALAMSGVVFQIVLRNPMADSFTLGMANAAVLGSAASVTGVLPLVLRPLASIAAGLLALALVLAAARRLETTYRPETLIIIGVLLGAMMSGVLYIIVLIAPDQTESIVRYMFGSLSGADYDAVLLTGALTLLSGAVLFRAGGALDLLNLGDARAYSLGVDARRIRPLLLVVASIPPLVAVSFTGLVALVGIIVPQMILYFRPLMFRRLFILSSLYGALYIIIIDTIGRTAIAPIQIPTGVMVMVSAVPLFIFLMHKRVLTGGRQ; encoded by the coding sequence ATGAATAGGCATGTCGCCATCGTTGCAGCAGCCACCTTTCTGGCAGCCGCCCTGAGCCTTTTCATCGGCTCTGTGGATCTGGCTGGGCTCCCGACCGACCAGGCCAGAAATATCATTCTCAACATCCGCCTGCCGCGCGTACTGTTCGCCATCATCCTCGGGGCGGCGCTCGCAATGAGCGGGGTGGTCTTTCAGATTGTACTGCGCAACCCGATGGCGGACAGCTTCACCCTCGGGATGGCGAATGCCGCCGTCCTTGGCAGTGCGGCTTCGGTCACCGGAGTGCTGCCTCTGGTCCTCCGCCCTTTGGCGAGCATCGCTGCAGGACTGCTGGCCCTGGCACTCGTCCTGGCAGCAGCAAGGCGGCTTGAGACCACCTATCGGCCTGAGACGCTGATCATCATCGGTGTGCTGCTTGGGGCGATGATGAGCGGAGTGCTCTATATCATCGTGCTCATCGCGCCCGATCAGACCGAATCTATCGTCAGATACATGTTCGGCTCCCTATCGGGTGCAGACTACGATGCCGTGCTGCTGACGGGGGCGCTGACCCTGCTGTCGGGTGCAGTACTGTTTCGTGCCGGTGGCGCCCTCGACCTGCTCAACCTGGGTGATGCCAGGGCGTACAGCCTCGGCGTCGATGCCAGGCGGATCCGGCCCCTGCTGCTTGTTGTCGCATCGATTCCCCCGCTTGTTGCGGTCAGCTTCACTGGGCTGGTGGCACTGGTCGGCATCATCGTCCCTCAGATGATCCTTTATTTCAGGCCGTTGATGTTCCGGCGGCTCTTCATACTCTCTTCACTGTATGGGGCTTTGTATATCATCATCATCGATACCATCGGACGGACGGCCATTGCACCCATCCAGATCCCCACAGGGGTGATGGTGATGGTTTCAGCGGTGCCGCTCTTCATCTTCCTGATGCATAAGCGGGTGCTCACCGGAGGCCGTCAGTGA
- a CDS encoding ABC transporter substrate-binding protein: MTKEVVHMDKRISGILLIFIITLAGCTSAGEGLDEVAPEETPLEERRIVSLMPSNTEIIAELGLGTNLVAVTTEVSHPESVVENDEIAKMNVFELDAEQLIELEPTHILGHETSVSHYAETLGRVSETTGTEVLIVNEERAIEEIYASITTIGEFLGERTAAEWLIEGIERDINVQNNIFEDRSDSYEVFIHISDQPELYTAGSGTFIEDALAEIYIDNAFDDLEGYPNVSPEDVIERDPDKLVSIMGLEDAELSESIDGMPGFSELKISQPENQCNIPPDLLARPGPRIAEGLRAVGRCVYE, from the coding sequence ATGACCAAGGAAGTGGTGCATATGGACAAGAGGATTTCAGGCATACTGCTCATATTTATCATCACGCTTGCAGGATGTACTTCGGCCGGTGAAGGTCTGGATGAGGTTGCTCCTGAGGAGACACCGCTCGAGGAGCGCCGCATCGTTTCGCTGATGCCGAGCAATACGGAGATCATTGCAGAACTTGGACTTGGGACCAATCTGGTGGCTGTGACGACGGAAGTCAGCCATCCGGAATCGGTCGTGGAGAATGATGAGATAGCGAAAATGAATGTCTTCGAACTGGATGCGGAGCAGCTGATCGAACTTGAGCCGACACATATACTTGGGCATGAGACCTCTGTATCCCATTATGCAGAAACGCTGGGGCGTGTCTCTGAAACGACCGGCACAGAAGTGCTGATCGTAAATGAAGAGCGGGCCATCGAGGAAATATATGCATCCATTACAACCATCGGGGAGTTTCTTGGGGAAAGGACGGCGGCTGAATGGCTGATTGAGGGTATCGAACGTGATATCAATGTGCAGAACAACATCTTTGAGGATCGTTCAGATTCATATGAGGTTTTCATCCACATCTCAGATCAGCCTGAACTCTATACGGCGGGGAGCGGGACCTTCATTGAAGATGCTCTGGCAGAAATCTATATCGACAATGCATTCGATGATCTCGAAGGGTACCCGAATGTCAGTCCGGAGGACGTCATAGAAAGGGATCCGGACAAACTGGTGTCGATCATGGGCCTTGAAGACGCGGAACTTTCGGAATCGATCGATGGAATGCCGGGCTTTTCGGAGCTTAAAATCAGCCAGCCTGAAAACCAGTGCAATATACCCCCGGATCTCCTGGCCCGCCCGGGCCCCCGGATTGCGGAAGGCCTGAGGGCAGTCGGACGCTGTGTCTATGAATAG
- the argS gene encoding arginine--tRNA ligase, whose product MDLRQQLRTSIEAAVRKSGLVETVPPVKVEVPKEKANGDFSTNIAMVLTKEAKRNPREIAQAVIDNLDYRSASVKSVDIAGPGFINFRMDEASLTGIIHKVLSEKDRYGSTVHENPEKVLIEFVSANPTGDLHIGHARNASVGDTLANIMAFAGHDVTREYYINDAGNQIENLALSIEARYLEALGQELYMPEDGYMGKDIQVIGEKLAKESPELVETSREDRVKMFRQMGVDYEMEKLKQDLHDFNVHFDSWFSESTLYEKGEITEALDKMTANGYTYEADGALWLRTTDFGDDKDRVLRKQDGTYTYLMPDIAYHFDKVERGYDKLINLFGADHHGYIKRLKGSLGALGEDPERLEIQIMQMVRLIENGEEVKMSKRTGKAITLRDIIEMIGVDASRYFLAMRSPDTHFDFDLELAKSESSDNPVYYAQYAHARICSILRQAKADGHTLDMDADLDVIVHEHALEVLKKLADFPNVVKGAAENRATHRIPNYIQELAGVFHKFYNADKVLTDDQAKTAAYLLMIEAVRQTLENALGLIGVSAPDQM is encoded by the coding sequence ATGGATTTGAGACAGCAGTTAAGGACATCGATCGAAGCAGCAGTCAGAAAGTCGGGGCTCGTGGAAACCGTTCCCCCGGTCAAGGTGGAAGTGCCGAAGGAAAAGGCGAACGGGGATTTCTCCACGAATATAGCGATGGTGCTGACGAAAGAGGCGAAGCGCAATCCGAGGGAGATCGCCCAGGCGGTCATCGACAATCTCGACTACAGGTCGGCCAGTGTGAAGTCCGTGGACATTGCGGGGCCGGGCTTCATCAATTTCAGGATGGACGAGGCGTCCCTGACGGGCATCATCCATAAGGTCCTGTCCGAGAAGGACCGCTACGGCAGCACGGTGCACGAGAACCCCGAAAAGGTGCTGATCGAGTTCGTCAGTGCGAATCCGACGGGTGATCTGCACATCGGCCATGCACGAAATGCGAGCGTCGGTGATACGCTGGCGAACATCATGGCATTTGCAGGCCATGATGTGACCCGCGAGTACTACATCAATGATGCCGGGAACCAGATCGAGAATCTGGCCTTGTCCATCGAAGCCCGCTACCTGGAGGCTCTTGGGCAGGAGCTTTACATGCCGGAAGACGGGTATATGGGCAAAGACATCCAGGTGATCGGTGAGAAGCTTGCCAAGGAGTCCCCGGAGCTGGTTGAAACGTCCCGTGAAGACCGCGTGAAGATGTTCCGTCAGATGGGTGTCGACTATGAGATGGAGAAGCTCAAGCAGGATCTCCACGACTTCAACGTGCATTTCGACAGCTGGTTCAGCGAATCGACGCTCTATGAAAAGGGTGAAATCACCGAGGCACTCGACAAGATGACGGCGAACGGCTATACGTATGAAGCGGATGGTGCGCTGTGGCTGAGGACGACGGATTTTGGAGATGATAAGGACCGCGTGCTCAGGAAGCAGGATGGCACATACACATATCTGATGCCGGACATCGCCTACCACTTCGATAAGGTCGAACGCGGCTATGACAAGCTGATCAACCTTTTCGGTGCGGATCACCACGGCTATATAAAGCGTCTGAAGGGATCGCTCGGGGCATTGGGTGAAGATCCGGAGCGCCTGGAAATCCAGATCATGCAGATGGTGCGCCTGATAGAGAACGGTGAAGAGGTCAAGATGAGCAAACGTACCGGCAAGGCGATTACGCTGCGTGACATCATCGAGATGATCGGAGTGGACGCCAGCCGCTACTTCCTCGCAATGCGCAGCCCGGATACGCACTTCGACTTCGACCTTGAACTGGCGAAATCCGAATCCAGCGACAACCCGGTCTATTATGCACAGTATGCGCATGCCCGCATCTGTTCGATACTGCGCCAGGCGAAAGCGGACGGCCATACACTCGATATGGACGCGGATCTCGATGTAATCGTACATGAGCATGCGCTCGAGGTCCTGAAAAAGCTTGCCGACTTCCCGAATGTGGTCAAAGGTGCAGCGGAGAATCGTGCGACGCATCGTATTCCAAACTATATACAGGAACTCGCCGGGGTGTTCCACAAATTCTATAATGCAGATAAAGTGCTGACGGACGACCAGGCTAAGACAGCCGCCTACCTCCTCATGATTGAAGCAGTAAGGCAGACTCTGGAAAATGCACTGGGTCTGATCGGCGTCTCTGCACCTGATCAGATGTAA
- a CDS encoding DUF1934 domain-containing protein: MDKKETMYRINQVVDMNGERKRYEQTVNAEVLERKDRYLRYTEQLDDYEIDVVMRVGDDFIKIQRRGIINMNFHFQQGETTDTFYESPAGKHHFRINTTALDIGEVTIEIRYELYDHNGKLGDYHYKIRKVG; the protein is encoded by the coding sequence ATGGATAAGAAGGAAACAATGTATCGAATCAACCAGGTCGTCGATATGAATGGCGAAAGGAAACGCTATGAACAGACGGTCAATGCTGAAGTGCTGGAGCGGAAGGACCGCTATCTCCGCTATACGGAGCAGCTGGACGACTATGAAATTGATGTGGTGATGCGTGTCGGTGATGATTTCATCAAGATTCAGAGGCGTGGCATCATCAATATGAATTTTCATTTTCAGCAGGGGGAGACGACGGATACGTTCTATGAGTCTCCGGCGGGGAAGCATCATTTCCGCATCAATACGACCGCGCTCGACATCGGGGAAGTGACGATTGAGATCCGTTACGAATTGTACGACCATAACGGCAAACTCGGAGACTATCATTATAAAATCAGGAAAGTAGGGTAA
- the mgtE gene encoding magnesium transporter — translation MRDMKKRLDSRTIETYREMLHADGSAFAERFAGLHSNEQYQILRSFSRAEQAAVFEVISPEAFAQVFKWFSRRRQLKLYGIMAEDYRIRMLERLATDDTRRFIEPMEEADQQEILSRLSPTKRRYMEELLQYDQHSAGSIMRKEFVRGSPEDDVNMMVEKLKTDTTTYEAVHFVYVVDDDQQLIGLVALRDLLIADDSRKLKEICDTSVHTVTVDMDQEQVAHIMQDYDIIAVPVVGADNELLGIITVDDIIDIMEFEATEDVGELTASRGTTDMDVSPFGAARKRAPWIMLLMGLGLITANVIGAFEETLESVVLLSFFIPLVMDAAGNTGTQSLAVMVRTISTGEYQKHGLWRTLGRELGAGVMVGAASGITIIILILVFYQELWLAFIVGISLLLTLSVATVIGTIMPIIISKLKIDPAVASGPFITTLNDIIGLFIYFSIATSLLQI, via the coding sequence ATGAGGGATATGAAGAAAAGGCTCGATTCCCGGACAATCGAGACATACAGGGAGATGCTTCATGCGGACGGATCGGCATTCGCCGAACGCTTTGCCGGGCTACATAGCAATGAACAGTACCAGATTCTGAGGTCCTTCAGCAGAGCGGAGCAGGCAGCGGTATTTGAAGTCATTTCACCGGAGGCATTTGCACAGGTCTTCAAATGGTTTTCCCGCAGAAGGCAGCTGAAGCTGTACGGGATCATGGCGGAGGATTACCGTATACGCATGCTGGAACGTCTGGCGACCGATGACACGCGTCGTTTCATCGAGCCGATGGAGGAAGCGGACCAGCAGGAGATCCTCTCCCGATTGAGCCCGACCAAGCGGCGGTACATGGAGGAGCTCCTGCAGTATGACCAGCACAGCGCCGGGAGCATCATGCGGAAGGAATTCGTCCGAGGGTCACCCGAGGATGATGTGAACATGATGGTTGAAAAGCTGAAGACGGATACGACGACATATGAAGCGGTGCATTTCGTCTATGTGGTGGACGATGACCAGCAGCTGATCGGACTCGTTGCATTGCGGGATCTCCTCATTGCCGACGATTCACGGAAACTGAAGGAGATATGCGATACATCGGTCCATACCGTGACCGTCGACATGGACCAGGAGCAGGTGGCCCATATCATGCAGGACTATGACATCATTGCCGTCCCGGTCGTGGGGGCAGACAATGAACTGCTCGGCATCATCACGGTGGATGACATCATCGATATCATGGAGTTCGAAGCGACGGAGGATGTGGGGGAACTCACCGCCTCGCGGGGTACGACGGACATGGATGTCTCCCCTTTTGGGGCCGCCAGGAAACGGGCTCCATGGATCATGCTCCTCATGGGCCTCGGGCTGATTACGGCAAATGTCATCGGTGCGTTCGAGGAGACGCTCGAATCGGTCGTCCTGCTCTCCTTCTTCATCCCGCTCGTCATGGACGCTGCGGGCAACACGGGAACACAGTCGCTCGCAGTGATGGTGCGGACGATATCCACAGGGGAATATCAGAAGCATGGCCTGTGGCGCACGCTGGGACGGGAGCTTGGTGCCGGGGTGATGGTCGGCGCGGCGAGTGGAATCACGATCATTATCCTGATACTGGTCTTCTATCAGGAGCTGTGGCTCGCATTCATCGTCGGCATCTCGCTGCTCCTGACGCTGAGTGTTGCAACGGTCATCGGTACAATCATGCCGATCATCATCAGCAAGCTGAAGATAGATCCGGCTGTTGCGAGTGGGCCGTTCATCACGACCCTGAATGATATCATTGGACTGTTCATCTACTTTTCAATAGCCACCAGCCTGCTGCAGATATAG
- a CDS encoding YwhD family protein, which produces MTNDSNGKKPGFQFNILKNDPLDGHKGQNIGSISLENVAPVYVNKDTGEVFIDMGGLHARAEVERRVKWVTDRSEVEGEDAESYWLVWVSVERMDVGPVYSGVAACFEMVNRTKRRGYKLMPEHVNMMDRSMKGKIDLNDMDPFSRSALKSFLISHNEEIWNNSEALQKEMEND; this is translated from the coding sequence ATGACGAATGATTCTAATGGCAAGAAACCTGGATTCCAGTTCAATATCCTCAAGAATGATCCGCTTGATGGGCATAAAGGCCAGAATATCGGTTCCATCAGCCTGGAGAACGTCGCCCCCGTATATGTGAATAAAGATACGGGAGAAGTGTTCATCGATATGGGCGGATTGCATGCGCGCGCTGAAGTGGAGCGCCGTGTGAAATGGGTGACGGACAGATCCGAAGTCGAAGGTGAGGATGCGGAATCCTACTGGCTGGTATGGGTGAGTGTGGAACGCATGGATGTCGGACCCGTATACAGCGGGGTTGCGGCATGCTTCGAGATGGTCAATAGGACGAAGCGGCGGGGATACAAGCTGATGCCCGAACATGTCAACATGATGGACCGTTCCATGAAAGGAAAGATCGATTTGAATGATATGGATCCGTTCAGCCGCTCTGCCCTGAAATCGTTCCTGATCTCCCACAACGAGGAAATATGGAACAACTCGGAAGCGCTCCAAAAAGAGATGGAAAATGACTAA
- a CDS encoding HD domain-containing protein: protein MTISEYGKKQLVEEKVFKDPVHRYIHVRDQVIWDLIKTKEFQRLRRIKQLGTLYLAFHSAEHSRFNHSLGVYEIVRRMVVNFQEFEEWNNDDRLLALSAALLHDLGHGPFSHCFETIFDTDHEEFTRKIILGNTEVNEVLKRVSVDFPLEVAKVIDKTHENRLVISMISSQIDADRMDYLQRDSYYTGVSYGNFDMERILRVMRPSREEVIIKESGMHAVEDYLMSRYQMYWQIYFHPVSRGGEVLLNLALKRAKHLHETGYTFKQAPKYFIPFFSGEVTVEDYLRLDEMVVNFYLQEWIHEDDPILSDLAHRFVNRDLFKYLPFDGSVITISELEALFEKAGIDPEYYFFSDSYSDLPYDYDRPGSKSNRRPIHLKRSNGELREISTQSAIIHSITGVHRMDSKLYYPREKILQIEDLEIKGEIINLLNELA, encoded by the coding sequence ATGACAATCAGTGAATATGGCAAAAAACAGCTTGTAGAAGAGAAGGTTTTCAAAGACCCGGTGCATCGGTATATTCATGTGCGGGATCAGGTGATATGGGATCTGATCAAGACGAAAGAGTTCCAGCGGCTGAGACGGATCAAGCAGCTCGGCACGCTTTATTTGGCATTCCATTCTGCAGAGCATTCACGGTTCAACCATTCGCTCGGCGTCTACGAAATCGTGCGGCGCATGGTGGTCAACTTCCAGGAGTTCGAAGAATGGAATAATGATGACCGTCTGCTGGCATTATCAGCAGCCCTGCTCCACGATCTCGGTCATGGACCGTTTTCCCACTGCTTTGAAACGATATTCGATACCGATCACGAGGAGTTTACGCGCAAGATCATCCTCGGGAACACCGAAGTGAATGAAGTGCTGAAGCGGGTCAGTGTGGACTTTCCGCTTGAAGTGGCCAAGGTCATCGACAAGACGCATGAGAACAGGCTGGTCATCAGCATGATATCTAGTCAGATCGATGCCGACCGTATGGACTACCTGCAGCGTGATTCCTACTATACAGGTGTGAGCTACGGCAACTTCGACATGGAGCGCATACTCCGCGTCATGCGCCCAAGCCGGGAGGAGGTCATCATCAAGGAGAGCGGCATGCATGCTGTTGAAGACTACTTGATGAGCCGCTACCAGATGTACTGGCAGATCTATTTCCATCCCGTATCGAGAGGGGGGGAAGTCCTTCTGAACCTCGCCCTGAAGCGGGCGAAACACCTGCACGAAACGGGTTATACATTCAAGCAGGCGCCAAAATACTTCATACCATTCTTCTCGGGGGAAGTTACCGTCGAAGATTACCTGCGGCTGGACGAGATGGTCGTCAACTTCTATCTTCAGGAGTGGATCCATGAAGATGATCCGATATTGAGTGACTTGGCGCACCGGTTCGTCAACAGGGACCTTTTCAAATACCTCCCGTTCGATGGCTCGGTCATCACCATTTCCGAACTCGAGGCCCTCTTTGAGAAGGCAGGCATCGATCCCGAGTACTACTTCTTCAGCGACTCCTATTCGGATCTGCCCTATGATTATGACCGTCCCGGATCGAAGAGCAACCGCAGGCCGATCCACCTGAAGCGGAGCAATGGGGAGCTGCGTGAAATCAGTACGCAGTCGGCTATCATCCACAGCATAACCGGCGTCCACCGCATGGATTCGAAGCTTTATTATCCAAGAGAAAAGATACTGCAGATAGAGGACCTTGAAATCAAAGGTGAAATTATAAATCTACTTAATGAATTGGCATAG